CAGGCCGAAATCGTGTAGTCATTAAAGATTCTATTGATATTGAGGGGTTACAAACAACTTTGGGGAGTTGTTCGTTACTTGATGTGGCACCAGCTACTGAAAATGCAGAAGTGATAACACATCTACTTCAACATGATTGTCAAATTGTGGGTAAAGCGGTCATGCATGAACTTGCCTACGGAATCACAGGAATCAATCAGCATTTCGGAACACCGACTAACCCTAAATATCCGGAGCTTATTCCAGGTGGATCATCAAGTGGTTCTGCAACAGCAGTCGCTGAGAATATAGCTGATTTTAGTTTAGGAACAGATACCGGTGGATCGGTTCGTATGCCTGCTGCTTGTTGTGGTGTATTTGGGCTAAAACCAAGTTTTGGGCGTGTAAGTCGCATCGGTGTACATCCTCGAGATACTTCACTGGATTGCGTGGGTCCGTTTGCTAACTCTGTTGAAAAAATTGAGTTGGCGATGCAGTGCATTGATCCGAGTTTTACGCCTGTAAGTACACCTGATCATGGACCTCGCTTAGCGATGCTAAATGTTGATGCTGAAGCAGTTGTTATATCGACGTTGGAAGCAATCTTACAAGATGCAGAAATTCAATATGAAGTCGTTGATGCACCTTCGCTTAAAGACGCTTTCGATGCAGGGATGCATGTTATTAATTATGAAACATGGCAAGCCTTTGGTCATTTAACCGAGACAGGAAAAATTGCGGATGATGTTCAACAGCGTCTGCTCAAAGCATCACAGACAACTTCAGATCAAGTGGAAAAAGCCAATCTGGTTCGTGAAAAATTTCGAAAAGAGATTGATGACCTGCTTAATCAATTTGATGCCATTTGCTTACCGACATTACCTCAAATTCCACCGAAAGTGGTTGATGCTGCCAATACCGTTGCATTCTTGAATTTAACGGCATTGGTTCGCCCATTTAATTTATCTGGTCATCCTGCAATCACCATTCCATATGAAACAGCGCAGGGGTTACCTGTGGGATTGCAATTAGTGACGAAACACAACGCAGATGAACAACTCTGTGCAATTGCAAAATATATATCAGATGCGACTAAATCCGCACAAGGAGCTAGATCATGAACTCTTTAGCTGTCAAAAAACCAAAAATAGAAACGACTGATATGACAGCGTTATGTCAGGAGATTAAAACTCGTGCATGTACTGGAGAGTTTGATAATCAAGGCTTTGTTTCTCAAGATATTATTGAAAAATTGAGAGCAGCTGGAATTTATCGTGCACTGGTCCCAGCACGTTTTGGTGGCGATGAATGTTCTCCAAAACAGTTCTGTGAATGTATCGAACGTTTATCGATGGCAGATGGATCAGTAGGTTGGGTCGCAAGTTTTGGTATGAGTCCAGCATATTTAGGCTGTTTACCAGAATCAACCTTAGAAAAAATTTATGAAAATGGACCAGATATCGTTTTTGCAGCGGGCATATTTCCACCGCAACCTGCAGAAGTGACAGAACAAGGTTTTAAAGTCAAAGGTCGTTGGAAGTTTTCAAGTGGCTGTTTAGGTGCAGACATTATTGGGGTTGGTATCGCACCCAAAAAAATCAATGAGGCATCTGGATTACCACGTATTGCTGTTATGCCTTCAAACCAATTGAAAATTGAAATGACTTGGGACACTGTCGGTTTAAAGGGTACAGGTAGTCATGATCTTATTGTTGACAATGTTGAAGTAAGCGAAGACTGGACATTTGTCCGAGGTGTGGCTTCATCTTTGCCTGAGCCTTTTTTTAAATATCCTTCTCTATCGTTCGCAACACAAGTCCTTACTGTTGTAGGCATTGGTGTTGCTGCAGCAGCTCTTGAGGAATTTAAGCTTTTAGCACCTGGTAAAGCATCTATTACTGGTGGTTCTGAAATTGCCAATCGTCCCGTCACTCAGTATGAATTCGCACAAGCTGAAGCTGAGTTTCAAGCTGCCCGTTCTTGGTTCTACCAAACTATGGACAGTGCATGGGCAACCATCTTGAATGGTGAAAAACCAAGTCCTGAACAAGTAAGTAATATGCGTCTTGCATGTACGCATGCTGCTCGGACCAGTGCAGAAGTTGCTCGAAAAATGCAGATGCTTGCCGGCATGACCGCGATTTATACAAACAACCCATTTAGTCGATATGTTAACGACGCCAATGTCGTGACACAGCATGCA
This is a stretch of genomic DNA from Acinetobacter sp. NCu2D-2. It encodes these proteins:
- a CDS encoding amidase, which translates into the protein MNSVYKTILIGSGRNRVVIKDSIDIEGLQTTLGSCSLLDVAPATENAEVITHLLQHDCQIVGKAVMHELAYGITGINQHFGTPTNPKYPELIPGGSSSGSATAVAENIADFSLGTDTGGSVRMPAACCGVFGLKPSFGRVSRIGVHPRDTSLDCVGPFANSVEKIELAMQCIDPSFTPVSTPDHGPRLAMLNVDAEAVVISTLEAILQDAEIQYEVVDAPSLKDAFDAGMHVINYETWQAFGHLTETGKIADDVQQRLLKASQTTSDQVEKANLVREKFRKEIDDLLNQFDAICLPTLPQIPPKVVDAANTVAFLNLTALVRPFNLSGHPAITIPYETAQGLPVGLQLVTKHNADEQLCAIAKYISDATKSAQGARS
- a CDS encoding acyl-CoA dehydrogenase family protein; the encoded protein is MNSLAVKKPKIETTDMTALCQEIKTRACTGEFDNQGFVSQDIIEKLRAAGIYRALVPARFGGDECSPKQFCECIERLSMADGSVGWVASFGMSPAYLGCLPESTLEKIYENGPDIVFAAGIFPPQPAEVTEQGFKVKGRWKFSSGCLGADIIGVGIAPKKINEASGLPRIAVMPSNQLKIEMTWDTVGLKGTGSHDLIVDNVEVSEDWTFVRGVASSLPEPFFKYPSLSFATQVLTVVGIGVAAAALEEFKLLAPGKASITGGSEIANRPVTQYEFAQAEAEFQAARSWFYQTMDSAWATILNGEKPSPEQVSNMRLACTHAARTSAEVARKMQMLAGMTAIYTNNPFSRYVNDANVVTQHAFMGDATLLNAGAMSFGLPPTPGYL